The Aspergillus luchuensis IFO 4308 DNA, chromosome 7, nearly complete sequence genome has a segment encoding these proteins:
- a CDS encoding DUF1917 domain-containing protein (COG:S;~EggNog:ENOG410PRF7;~InterPro:IPR015034,IPR023398;~PFAM:PF08939) gives MSNAPMPDLSEESSFYGLYSPPRKRTHQLTNPTGSEEETARLEEKVSKFDTDNYWTNLHPHSYNTIKQNVLAARGAIASSSSPAPAPEADASDAPEPMDLTSSEPPSTPIPTHDFDVPFSSTDTTPIRHNRPSPNEPISSFLARLRPSSTLSTSPTGSWIYISSYSYQHPQADIKKLVKDGTAELRAHEDKISQVCAEHAKKPKKTQTPAALTRELTKHRVNLERSLFALARETGVVLGKWMLFISPAKVDEVWGVVAEATAKGELGFGAKVATAAVADVAAAPSGDGGSNKTRLICIYTKDYEDRADVERVLRKMAELELVDLEGRPVYYKCDAYTHLDIKGGNVWGLRASMYSSRDFGKK, from the coding sequence ATGTCCAACGCACCCATGCCAGACCTATCAGAAGAATCCAGTTTCTACGGTTTGTACTCCCCTCCACGCAAACGAACCcaccaactaaccaacccCACAGGttcggaggaagagacagcacgtctggaagagaaagtgTCCAAATTCGACACAGACAACTACTGGACaaacctccatccccactcCTACAATACTATCAAGCAAAATGTCCTTGCAGCCCGAGGAGCCAtcgcctcatcatcatccccagccCCGGCCCCAGAAGCAGATGCATCAGATGCACCCGAGCCCATGGACCTCACCTCCAGCGAACCCCCATCAACCCCGATCCCGACCCACGACTTCGACGTCCCTTTTTCAAGCACAGACACCACCCCAATCAGACACAACCGCCCCTCACCCAACGAACCTATCTCATCTTTCCTCGCCCGTCTACGGCCCTCATCTACCCTCTCCACATCCCCCACAGGGTCCTGGATATACATATCTAGTTACAGTTATCAGCACCCCCAAGCGGACATTAAGAAGCTTGTGAAAGACGGCACAGCCGAGCTACGCGCGCACGAGGACAAGATCTCCCAGGTGTGCGCCGAACACGctaagaagccgaagaagacgcagACGCCTGCTGCGCTGACGCGCGAACTCACCAAGCACCGTGTAAATTTAGAGAGATCGCTGTTCGCTCTGGCGAGGGAAACGGGTGTGGTTTTGGGTAAGTGGATGTTGTTTATCTCGCCGGCgaaggtggatgaggtgtgGGGGGTAGTCGCGGAGGCTACGGCGAAGGGGGAGTTGGGGTTCGGGGCGAAGGtggctactgctgctgttgctgatgttgctgctgctccttctggTGATGGAGGTTCAAACAAGACGAGGTTGATTTGTATCTATACGAAGGACTATGAGGATAGAGCTGATGTGGAGAGGGTTttgaggaagatggcggaATTGGAGTTGGTGGATTTGGAAGGACGGCCGGTTTATTATAAGTGTGATGCGTATACGCATTTGGATATTAAAGGGGGGAATGTGTGGGGATTGAGGGCCAGTATGTACTCGAGTCGGGATTTTGGGAAGAAGTAA
- a CDS encoding COG1/VPS51 family protein (COG:U;~EggNog:ENOG410PM0G;~InterPro:IPR014812;~PFAM:PF08700): protein MSTLSSPRPSIASSRAHSPTPTSSHRPSLDTLNTNYNLNNLSASSTPSTARAVSPSLHPRRNRAALRDYYNLKPSSAADPNNDGRRSRSIPRHTDAGDISSSSSGAGGPSILSTTGTELDSPDFDPQRYVNQLLASSSLSTVLKAENTLVGDIRTLDSERKALVYDNYSKLIRAVETIGKMRRTMDDRGAPLTMTKTLGPAIAFVAETAGGLIQEGEEQQRRMKEVRESEGVERRRAEKGTVKWVLAAPGRLEKLLEEGKKDEAEGDWGEVKKLLDKWEGVKGVKEIREACEKVMEGREA from the coding sequence ATGTccactctctcctccccccgccCCTCAATCGCCTCATCCCGCGCCCActctccaacaccaacatcctCGCACCGACCCTCCCTCGacaccctcaacaccaactacaacctcaacaacctcagcgcctcctccactccatccaccGCCCGCGCCGTCTCTCCCTCCTTACACCCCCGCCGCAACCGCGCCGCCCTCCGCGACTACTACAACCTCAAaccctcctccgcagccgATCCCAACAATGACGGGCGCCGCTCACGCAGCATCCCGCGCCACACCGACGCAGGCGacatctccagcagcagtagcggTGCCGGCGGCCCATCTATACTCTCCACAACAGGAACCGAGCTCGATAGCCCGGACTTCGACCCGCAACGCTACGTCAACCAGCTTCTCGCTTCGTCGTCGCTATCGACGGTCCTGAAAGCGGAGAATACGCTTGTCGGGGATATTCGCACGCTGGACAGTGAGCGCAAAGCATTAGTGTATGATAATTACTCGAAGTTGATCAGGGCTGTTGAGACGAttgggaagatgagaaggacgATGGATGATCGGGGCGCGCCgttgacgatgacgaagacgctGGGGCCCGCGATTGCGTTTGTGGCGGAGACTGCTGGGGGTTTGATtcaggagggggaggagcagcagaggaggatgaaagaGGTTAGGGAgagtgagggggtggagaggaggagggctgaGAAGGGGACGGTGAAGTGGGTGCTTGCGGCGCCGGGGAggttggagaagttgttggaggaggggaagaaggatgaggcGGAGGGGGATTGGGGTGAGGTGAAGAAGTTGTTGGATAAgtgggagggggtgaagggcGTTAAGGAGATTAGGGAGGCTTGTGAGAAGgttatggaggggagggaagctTGA
- a CDS encoding OB fold domain-containing protein (COG:S;~EggNog:ENOG410PP0C;~InterPro:IPR039215,IPR033472,IPR042470,IPR013894;~PFAM:PF08585;~go_component: GO:0031422 - RecQ family helicase-topoisomerase III complex [Evidence IEA];~go_function: GO:0000166 - nucleotide binding [Evidence IEA]): MTSNPHQQITTHLLTTKSLPVSPTWLTTFLASTTTSRTIPLSALTQTALFRILTSDIRDSLSTTNPSTLLPVDIFDPTIQERRLNGPIPLQVLDIEDIGTSLWSQVEAIERVERGEAIRGREIVRTVNVGEDSEAAAAENNNNNAAGGDGGGDSNGPHRLILQDAAGTRAVGVEFARVNGIGLGKLAIGAKVVVRDVTVARGLVVLTPESCVVLGGKIEGLDVQWREGRKERLLGRINGGM, translated from the coding sequence ATGACCTCCAATCCTCATCAACAGATAAccacccacctcctcaccaccaaatcCCTGCCCGTCTCCCCCACCTGGCTAACCACCTTCCTCgcctcaacaacaacatcacgcACCATCCCCCTCAGCGCCCTCACCCAAACCGCCCTCTTCCGCATCCTCACCTCCGACATCCGCGACTCcctcagcaccaccaacccctccaccctcctcccagtCGACATCTTCGATCCCACGATCCAAGAACGCCGTCTGAACGGCCCCATCCCACTCCAAGTCCTCGACATCGAAGACATCGGCACGAGTCTCTGGAGCCAGGTGGAGGCCATTGAGCGCGTGGAAAGGGGGGAGGCGAttcgggggagggagatcGTGAGGACGGTGAATGTGGGGGAGGATagtgaggctgctgctgcagagaacaataataataatgcaGCAggcggggatggtggaggtgataGTAATGGACCGCATCGGTTGATACTACAGGATGCGGCGGGGACGAGAGCCGTTGGGGTGGAGTTTGCTAGGGTCAATGGGATTGGGTTGGGGAAGTTGGCTATTGGGGCGAAGGTCGTCGTGAGGGATGTTACGGTTGcgagggggttggtggtgcttACGCCGGAGTCCTGTGTGGTGTTGGGAGGGAAGATTGAGGGGTTGGATGTGcagtggagggaggggaggaaggagaggttgttggggaggatTAATGGGGGGATGTAG
- the SKI3 gene encoding SKI complex subunit tetratricopeptide repeat protein SKI3 (BUSCO:EOG09260779;~COG:A;~EggNog:ENOG410PHEB;~InterPro:IPR011990,IPR019734,IPR039226,IPR040962, IPR013026;~PFAM:PF13424,PF13432,PF13176,PF18833,PF13181;~go_component: GO:0055087 - Ski complex [Evidence IEA];~go_function: GO:0005515 - protein binding [Evidence IEA];~go_process: GO:0006401 - RNA catabolic process [Evidence IEA]), whose translation MSSKSALKAVRTALDAKDFELAAEKAKAIVQQDPQIYHANVFLGLALDKLNKNTEAERAYLSAIRVKENDKTAWQGLINLFEKQGAYKLDTYRDAVLRLGQVYAESDDKNRCQDLVDKYVGFAKKNGSRSQYKKALELHLPSCPLYDFLEGRVPHPSHTYLRLIEMTEAEEKEFINREIGERRTRLGAKIDQVTLEVKREAFKRSELEELYRGIVNWSHDDEVRRTYEEKLLQRANDILSVLPANEKDAKRAEVLQAAHDMVIIKHPYELAWKIVLEWQDIQNFSEWDRNFLDDFIEFFPEDGLSKLLKGFLASDLSPFPKDKEPKEAAKKDEETENNNGESNELGVQDNLLLMVEGLEGSSASIVAHRVVAELYLSLEEYDSTVDVCRKGLRNVQDLVRRTGIGLQNTTDALNIMLANSLIYYQSPRHHPEAKRIFEEILGREPKSTSCLLGIGLILKVDEDYPEAVNFLERALERDPTNIKVRGELSWCRALNGDIASGLEGLQDVLEELQEAESDNREFKAEILYRVGYCQWENDPSPAARKDRTGAYASFLASIQSNMNFAPAYTSLGLYYADYKKDKTRARRCFHKAFELSASEIEAAERLAKTFADQREWDLVEAVSQRVVDSGKAKPAPGSKRKGYSWPYADLGTVQINKQQYPKSIVSFQAALRISPNDYHSWVGLGESYHHSGRFIAATKAFEHAQQLEDNLSDKEQIWFARYMLANVKRELGEYEDAIARYEDVLQVRPNEFGVAIALLQTLTESSWKSLDQGLYNDCIELARKALLVAKSLALERVDVFNLWKGIGDACTLFSYVQSKTGRLPVDELRDLLETQLEPTALDILTEVDNVGHDYLSSLTADDETANRTSQCLYAAILAYKRAIQVSLRDSHAQAVAWYNLGWAEYRAYRCLQTILNTENKKQSRKLLKAAMRCFKRSIELEAGNSEFWNALGVVTTSMSPKVAQHAFVRSLHLNDRSAQVWTNLGTLYLIHNDIQLANEAFTRAQSTDPDYSPAWVGQGFLALLFGDPQEARGLFEHAFDISTSSTRLSKKQYTMSLFDHLLSDSSLSNEISQLIQPFFALHQLSSQDPSDLPFVHLSALLAERIGEHTDAEASLRLVCAGMESEYEVTESASSLSRYAQANADIARVLLARHDFEEAAEKAETALMLSGEEDAEKFDPETNRKLRLSAHLTAGLAHYYMKSMDNAIDMFRDALQEADNAPEVVCLLAQVLWAKGGEEERAVARQQLFDCVEENPDHIGAVTLLGAIALLDADADAIDAVESDLQNMITRDDIEIHERGKLIKLLTAISTLGFTDNSGVPEDVRRVGEATAAVMRSPYEPQGWVELASATQELYPAEMATKRAARSVPPRSNLEAIDLSAAYAQTGKASDALRAIMVAPWKQTGWEELNHAVSTTS comes from the exons ATGTCAAGCAAATCCGCTCTGAAGGCGGTGCGAACAGCACTCGACGCAAAGGATTTTGAGCTCGCAGCTGAGAAAGCCAAAGCTATTGTACAGCAAGACCCTCAGATCTACCATGC CAATGTCTTCCTTGGTCTAGCTTTAGATAAACTCAACAAAAACACCGAGGCTGAAAGAGCCTATCTTTCGGCAATCCGAGTGAAAGAGAACGACAAGACAGCGTGGCAGGGACTCATCAACCTCTTTGAGAAGCAGGGAGCTTACAAGCTCGATACGTATCGCGACGCAGTTCTCCGACTTGGTCAAGTATATGCCGAATC AGATGACAAAAACCGCTGCCAAGATTTGGTCGACAAGTACGTTGGGTTCGCGAAGAAGAACGGATCTCGGTCGCAGTACAAGAAAGCCCTCGAATTACACCTGCCATCATGCCCGCTCTACGATTTCCTCGAGGGGAGAGTTCCCCATCCTTCGCACACCTACCTCCGATTGATAGAAATGACCGAggcggaggaaaaggagtTCATCAACAGGGAAATCGGTGAACGACGTACGCGACTGGGTGCAAAGATTGATCAGGTTACACTGGAGGTCAAGAGGGAGGCCTTCAAACGGAGCGAGCTAGAGGAGCTTTACCGTGGAATTGTCAATTGGtctcatgatgatgaagttcgGCGTACCTACGAAGAGAAGTTGTTACAGCGAGCGAACGACATTCTCTCCGTGCTACCGGCGAATGAAAAGGACGCCAAGCGAGCAGAGGTGCTCCAGGCCGCCCACGATATGGTGATCATCAAGCACCCTTACGAGCTCGCGTGGAAGATCGTGCTGGAATGGCAGGATATTCAGAACTTCTCGGAGTGGGACCGCAACTTCTTAGACGACTTTATTGAATTCTTCCCCGAAGACGGTCTCTCTAAGCTGCTGAAGGGCTTCTTGGCTAGCGACTTGTCACCGTTCCCGAAAGACAAAGAGCCCAAAGAAGCTGCaaagaaggatgaagagactgAGAACAACAATGGCGAGAGCAATGAGCTAGGTGTCCAGGATAACCTGCTCTTGATGGTGGAAGGCCTTGAAGGATCTTCGGCGTCGATCGTCGCTCACCGGGTTGTGGCCGAACTGTATCTCTCACTTGAAGAGTACGACAGCACGGTGGATGTCTGTCGCAAAGGCCTTCGCAATGTGCAGGACCTTGTCAGGAGGACTGGCATTGGCCTGCAAAACACCACGGATGCACTCAACATTATGCTCGCCAACTCGCTTATTTATTACCAGTCTCCCCGGCATCACCCCGAAGCTAAGCGAATTTTTGAAGAGATCTTGGGCAGAGAGCCGAAATCCACGAGCTGCTTGTTGGGTATCGGTCTGATTCTTAAGGTTGACGAGGATTACCCTGAAGCCGTCAATTTCCTGGAGCGTGCGCTGGAGCGAGACCCGACGAATATCAAAGTCCGCGGTGAGCTGTCGTGGTGTAGAGCACTCAACGGCGATATTGCATCTGGCTTGGAGGGACTGCAAGACGTCCTTGAAGAACTTCAGGAAGCGGAGTCCGACAATAGAGAATTCAAAGCTGAGATCCTCTATCGAGTGGGATACTGCCAGTGGGAGAATGATCCATCGCCGGCAGCGCGCAAAGACCGGACTGGAGCATACGCCAGCTTCCTCGCGTCTATCCAGTCAAACATGAATTTTGCTCCTGCCTATACAAGCCTCGGTCTTTACTATGCGGACTacaagaaggacaagaccCGAGCACGTAGGTGCTTCCACAAGGCATTCGAGCTGTCAGCGTCAGAGATCGAAGCAGCTGAGCGACTTGCCAAGACATTCGCCGATCAGAGGGAATGGGATCTTGTCGAAGCCGTGTCCCAACGTGTCGTTGATTCAGGGAAGGCTAAGCCTGCCCCAGGCTCGAAGCGCAAAGGCTACAGCTGGCCCTACGCAGATCTGGGCACAGTGCAAATCAACAAGCAACAGTACCCTAAGAGTATTGTCTCTTTCCAGGCAGCTCTCAGAATCTCTCCCAATGACTACCATTCGTGGGTCGGTCTAGGCGAGAGCTACCACCACTCTGGCAGATTCATTGCCGCTACAAAGGCGTTTGAGCACGCacagcagctggaggatAACCTGTCCGACAAGGAGCAGATCTGGTTTGCAAGGTACATGCTGGCTAATGTCAAGCGAGAGCTCGGCGAGTACGAGGATGCTATTGCGAGATATGAGGACGTCTTGCAGGTGCGGCCTAATGAATTTGGAGTGGCGATTGCGCTGCTTCAAACGCTTACTGAGAGCTCCTGGAAGAGTTTGGACCAGGGTCTTTACAATGACTGTATTGAGCTGGCACGGAAGGCTCTACTAGTAGCCAAGTCGCTTGCTCTGGAACGGGTCGACGTTTTCAACCTATGGAAAGGAATCGGAGACGCCTGTACGCTCTTCTCCTACGTCCAGTCGAAAACGGGTAGGCTGCCGGTTGATGAGCTACGAGATCTACTTGAGACTCAGCTGGAACCTACGGCTCTCGATATCTTGACAGAAGTTGATAATGTTGGTCATGACTATCTATCTTCGTTAACAGCGGACGATGAGACCGCCAACCGGACGAGCCAGTGCCTCTACGCTGCTATCCTGGCATACAAGCGTGCTATTCAGGTCTCCCTGCGGGACAGCCATGCCCAAGCAGTCGCCTGGTACAACCTGGGCTGGGCAGAGTACCGAGCCTACCGGTGTTTACAAACCATCTTGAACAcggagaacaagaagcagtCACGTAAGCTCTTGAAGGCAGCTATGCGATGCTTTAAGAGATCCATTGAGCTCGAAGCCGGAAATTCGGAGTTCTGGAACGCCCTAGGAGTAGTCACCACGAGCATGAGTCCCAAGGTCGCACAGCATGCATTCGTCCGCAGTCTTCACCTCAACGACAGGAGCGCCCAAGTCTGGACGAACCTGGGAACTCTTTATCTCATTCACAATGACATCCAGCTCGCTAACGAGGCTTTCACCCGGGCACAGTCCACTGACCCCGACTACTCCCCGGCCTGGGTTGGTCAAGGATTCTTGGCTCTCTTGTTCGGAGATCCTCAGGAAGCGAGAGGCCTCTTTGAACATGCCTTTGATATCTCCACTTCATCGACCCGTTTGTCGAAGAAGCAGTATACGATGAGCTTGTTCGACCACCTCCTGTCGGATTCGTCGCTGTCGAACGAGATCTCACAACTCATTCAGCCATTTTTTGCCCTGCACCAGCTCTCCAGCCAGGACCCGTCTGACCTTCCATTCGTCCACCTTTCTGCTCTATTGGCGGAAAGAATTGGCGAACACACCGACGCTGAAGCTAGTCTGCGGTTAGTTTGCGCAGGCATGGAAAGTGAATACGAAGTCACAGAATCCGCATCATCCCTTTCCCGATATGCACAGGCCAATGCAGACATTGCTCGTGTTTTGCTTGCGCGCCACGActtcgaagaagctgctgagaaGGCAGAGACAGCTCTTATGCTGtccggagaggaagatgccgAGAAGTTTGACCCAGAGACAAACCGCAAGTTGCGTCTGTCTGCCCATTTGACAGCCGGCCTAGCACACTACTACATGAAGTCGATGGACAACGCGATTGACATGTTCCGGGACGCCCTTCAGGAAGCCGACAACGCTCCGGAGGTGGTGTGCCTCCTGGCACAGGTTCTGTGGGCCaagggcggagaagaggagcggGCTGTGGCACGCCAGCAACTATTCGACTGTGTCGAGGAGAACCCCGACCACATTGGGGCGGTCACGCTCCTAGGAGCAATCGCACTCCTTGACGCTGATGCGGATGCCATCGATGCAGTCGAGTCCGATCTGCAGAATATGATCACAAGAGACGACATTGAGATTCATGAACGCGGCAAGCTAATCAAGCTCTTGACCGCCATCTCGACCCTTGGATTCACGGACAATTCTGGCGTACCCGAGGATGTTCGGCGCGTCGGCGAGGCCACAGCAGCGGTGATGAGATCGCCGTACGAACCTCAAGGTTGGGTAGAGTTAGCGTCCGCCACGCAGGAACTATACCCTGCGGAGATGGCGACCAAACGGGCAGCGAGGAGTGTCCCTCCCCGCAGCAACCTGGAGGCCATCGATCTCTCCGCCGCATACGCACAGACCGGAAAGGCAAGCGACGCGCTGCGGGCGATCATGGTTGCGCCATGGAAGCAGACTGGATGGGAGGAGTTGAACCACGCGGTCTCAACGACCAGCTAG
- a CDS encoding sterylglucosidase 1 (CAZy:GH5;~COG:G;~EggNog:ENOG410PGAW;~InterPro:IPR017853,IPR001547,IPR041036,IPR018087;~PFAM:PF18564;~SECRETED:SignalP(1-17);~go_function: GO:0004553 - hydrolase activity, hydrolyzing O-glycosyl compounds [Evidence IEA];~go_process: GO:0005975 - carbohydrate metabolic process [Evidence IEA];~go_process: GO:0071704 - organic substance metabolic process [Evidence IEA]) gives MGPLRLRIDGRTFKDSHNREITLRGINVAGECKYPKSPDTPSYISDNFFDADNVSFVGRPFSLDDAHTHFARLRKWGYNTLRYIFTWEAIEHEGPGKYDDEWIAFTIEVLRIAKQYQFYVFLDPHQDVWSRLSGGSGAPAWTLYAAGLNPRTFKKTEAALVQNTYDVPAEFPKMIWSTNYTRLVCQTMFTLFWGGRDFAPKAIINGMNIQDYLQGHFIAACRYFAQKVHEAGDIENDVVIGWESMNEPHRGLIGVQDISVIPPEQQLQLGTSPTAFQAMLTGSGRACEQTTWNFGSFGPHQTGRELVDPEGESAWLPADYDDHKYGWKRDPDWKLGECLWAQHGVWDPSTDQLLQKDYFSKVPQTGEPLNYDRFTNTYFMEHYRAYRDALRSVWPGAIMLCQPPVMEIPPDLKGTADDDPNMIHAVHYYDGLTLLTKHWNRLYNVDVIGVLRGKYLTPAFAVKIGETAIRNCLRDQLKFLRDESLKYMGNHPLIFTEIGIPYDMDDKHAYKTGDYSSQVSAMDANHFALEGSTGNGFTLWLYTTTNNHEWGDNWNGEDLSIYSLDDLELPSGKLLALEGESRTDPDPRSPAYSESQGNPEHHQVGPGNLKDALATPSITSEYTQPNADKLGFRAGEAFIRPSPIYTYGDVSKYVFDLRNCTFTLSLVGSKRILGDEVATEIYLPEFHFPDTQTVVSVSSGEWSIDYTEINSIKVQRLRWWHMEGEQDIKIQGVKRKPGDLSSVSADDLSYLEQCQKGGCTVM, from the exons ATGGGCCCTCTACGGCTTCGCATTGATGGTCGGACTTTCAAGGACTCGCACAATAGAGAGATTACATTAAGAGGAATAAACGTTGCTGGCGAATGCAAATACCCTAAGAGCCCTGATACACCGTCCTATATCTCCGATAACTTCTTCGACGCCGATAACGTTTCCTTCGTCGGTCGCCCTTTCTCCCTTGACGACGCTCATACACACTTTGCCCGGCTACGTAAATGGGGTTACAATACTTTGCGATACATCTTCACATGGGAAGCGATTGAACATGAAGGGCCCGGGAAGTACGATGATGAATGGATAGCATTCACTATTGAGGTCCTGCGGATCGCCAAGCAGTACCAATTTTATGTGTTCCTGGATCCTCATCAGGATGTG TGGTCTAGACTATCAGGAGGCTCCGGTGCGCCAGCCTGGACACTTTACGCGGCAGGCTTGAACCCGCGGACGTTCAAGAAGACCGAAGCTGCCCTTGTTCAAAATACGTATGATGTCCCGGCTGAATTCCCTAAAATGATCTGGAGTACGAACTACACCCGTCTTGTCTGTCAGACAATGTTTACCCTGTTTTGGGGAGGTCGGGACTTTGCTCCGAAAGCGATAATCAACGGCATGAACATACAGGACTATCTGCAAGGCCACTTCATTGCAGCATGTCGATATTTCGCCCAGAAGGTTCATGAGGCTGGCGACATTGAAAATGACGTTGTCATCGGGTGGGAGAGTATGAATGAACCCCATCGTGGACTCATTGGAGTACAGGACATATCCGTGATCCCACCGGAGCAACAACTACAGCTCGGCACATCGCCCACTGCTTTTCAAGCCATGCTTACTGGCTCGGGGCGAGCATGCGAGCAAACAACCTGGAATTTTGGCAGCTTCGGCCCTCACCAGACTGGCAGAGAACTTGTAGATCCTGAGGGTGAATCTGCATGGCTGCCAGCTGATTATGACGACCACAAATACGGCTGGAAGCGCGATCCCGATTGGAAATTAGGCGAGTGTCTTTGGGCCCAGCATGGAGTTTGGGATCCGTCGACGGACCAACTCCTTCAGAAGGATTACTTTTCCAAAGTGCCGCAGACCGGAGAACCCCTGAATTATGATAGGTTTACCAATACGTATTTTATGGAACACTATCGGGCTTACAGGGATGCTCTCCGAAGCGTGTGGCCGGGGGCCATCATGCTGTGCCAACCGCCGGTCATGGAAATACCCCCGGACTTGAAGGGAAcagccgatgatgatccTAATATGATTCATGCGGTACATTATTACGATGGGTTGACTCTCTTGACGAAACATTG GAATCGGCTATACAATGTGGATGTAATCGGCGTTCTTCGAGGGAAGTATCTGACTCCGGCATTTGCCGTCAAGATCGGAGAGACAGCCATTCGGAATTGCTTGCGCGACCAACTCAAATTTCTCCGTGATGAAAGTCTCAAGTACATGGGGAACCATCCGTTGATTTTCACGGAGATTGGTATTCCCTATGACATGGACGACAAACATGCTTATAAAACCGGCGATTATAGCAGCCAAGTTAGTGCGATGGATGCGAACCACTTTGCCCTAGAAGGAAGCACGGGCAATGGCTTCACGCTGTGGCTCTACACCACCACG AACAACCACGAGTGGGGCGACAACTGGAACGGCGAAGATCTGTCCATCTACTCCCTCGATGATCTGGAGCTGCCAAGTGGCAAGCTTCTGGCACTGGAGGGTGAATCCCGAACGGACCCCGACCCTCGTTCACCCGCCTACTCGGAGAGTCAAGGCAACCCAGAGCATCATCAGGTTGGACCCGGTAATCTGAAGGATGCACTGGCCACACCGTCCATCACATCAGAATACACCCAGCCCAACGCAGACAAATTGGGCTTCCGAGCTGGAGAGGCATTCATCCGACCCAGCCCAATCTACACCTATGGAGATGTCTCGAAGTATGTTTTTGACCTTCGGAACTGCACATTCACCCTATCGCTGGTCGGCAGCAAGCGGATCCTGGGAGATGAGGTGGCAACGGAGATATACTTGCCGGAGTTTCACTTTCCTGATACACAAACCGTCGTTTCGGTCAGCAGTGGAGAATGGAGCATCGACTACACGGAGATCAACTCGATCAAGGTGCAACGACTCCGCTGGTGGCATATGGAAGGGGAGCAGGATATCAAGATTCAAGGTGTAAAGCGGAAACCCGGCGACCTAAGCAGTGTATCGGCAGATGATCTGAGCTATCTTGAGCAGTGCCAGAAGGGGGGTTGCACGGTGATGTAG